In Arachis hypogaea cultivar Tifrunner chromosome 7, arahy.Tifrunner.gnm2.J5K5, whole genome shotgun sequence, the genomic window AGGACGTGAAACTATCATGAGAAAAACAGGACAAAAACTCTTCATGTGGAACTATATCcctattttgtatcttttttgttttaaaaatttcttaTCTATTTGTTAACTATTTCCCTATTGAAGCACTTCATTCATACTTTACAGAAGTCTCAAATTATAAAAGTTTCCAGcttaatttcttttccatttcTACTACTCCATGAATCTTACTCAGCCCAAGTACCAATTTCTGTAACCAATGTTAATCACACGGTTACACCTACGTCCAAGTTCTAGAGCAATACTATCAGTAACTTAGTAAAACAGGAGGAAGAATTACCTTGTATCAGAGAGCTTCAAAATGGGTGTGCTGATGTCAGGAAATGCCAAAGCCTTCCCTTTATCCTTCCTTTTATTCGGAGCACTTCTTCGGCTGTAGGTTActgaaataggctcaaaatccTCAAGATCAACAAAATTACCTGAATTCAAAGCATATAAAATTGCACACTCAATAAATTACCCTAAACTCTAATCCACAATCAATTATTAACAATCACAGTTTATATATCATTGTAAATCTGGCGTTGGTCCCAAGCAACTTGAGCTTAACTCAAATTGAGCTAGAATCTCATCCTAATTTGTAAAATCATTGCATTGCAAGCGAATAATCCTAAAAGGCGCAAATTATAGATAAAAGCTGAAATGAGATTGGAAACAAATTCAAGAAATTGAGAGCAGAATAATTGAAGTACCGGGAGGAGAGGAGGTTATCGGCGACGAAGGCGGAGGAGGAGCAACGGCAGGGTTCGAAGAAGTGCTTTGGAGATTTGTGGAAGCGTTGGTAGAAGAGGCGCGTGAAGAAGGTTTATTGAGGCGAGGtttagaagaagtagaagaaggaggTTTGGATTTGGGTTTGGGTTTGATAAGGTTTGTggaaattggagaagaagagtTAAGAGTGTTGGTGCGATCGGATAGAGGGTTTCTGCGTTTAGTGCTTCGGTCAGCTTCCATCTTTAGATCTTCGGGAACTCGGTTCCCATttcaattgaagaagaagaagaagaagtagtgaTGCGATGATTGAAAATGGAAGATTGAAGAAGCTGCTTGTTTGTTCGTTGAGTGTGTAGTGTTTTCTCGTCTTTCCTGAATAGCGGGAATTTTCAGTTGAACAAGAAGGATTAAAAATCCTGAGGCAAGCTTCCAGAGGAAGACTCCAATAGTCCACTGATTATAGTCAATGACAACGAACAGAAACCTcagctgcttttttttttttggtaatataGTGTCTTTTTGGACATGAATAAAGTTTTATATGGGCCACTGATATAACACTCATACAAGCTGGGCCGATTCACATGTTTTAATACATGTGAATAGGCCCAAAATAGGCCCATGGAAGAAAAACcaaattgcttttttttttctaagatattaTATTTCATTGATAAAATGAGGACATTAGGACtgagttgaaaattttattaaactcTATCTTATCCTATTTGTGGGTGGAGAatttctcaaccctaaccctacccgcattctaaaattctaaaccctaacaTATCCTATTCTATCcgcaaaaaatatcaaatttttttaaagtaaatataaaattcaatcattttgaattttatacatattaataacataaaaaataaaaaattaatgttctaaattactaaattaactaactagttttaATGGTTGTTTACTTATTGTAAGTTATTACATAAAAAACGTTATGGGTTCAACTCTCATTTCCTTCATTATAGGGTAGAGTAGGGTGCGGATTTTAGATGAGATTCTAGCTCAATATAGTgcctaatatttatttataaaatttaaaaataaagggATGAGTCTCACTTTATTCTATCTCTATTTTTAGATAGgttagacaaaaaaaatttataagtaccaaaaaatctactttattttatattattcattGTTTGACATGTCCGTAATACAAATTTATTAATCTTTTAGATCATGAGTAATTTTTTATAGCTGCtttaaaaatttaacttaaaataaaaagaatacaaTTTTATTGCTCACATCTTAAATAATGAATGACAGAGAACAAACGGCTTGATTTTTCcttgaaaattttgtcttttttattttttatttttttaatttctctactACCGGAAATGTGGAGATTAGTTGTATTTTGAGTATGAAAAATGTAGTAAAATTATCCCTTCTTGAGATTGATAACCGTTTTCAAATCTCAACCTGTACTTGGTGGTAGTTTAATGAATCTAATGCATGGACGGTGCCTACTCAGAAAAAAAGGTATatgattataaataattaaatataacccACAGGTCACAGATATAAATGGTGCTCATTTTTCCTTAACTTGATGCAGCACACAGTCACAGCCTCAAAACTCAAAAGCCACTTTGTTTTTTAtcagtttttatgttaaaaagcTATTTTCACATGGAAACATAAGAAAATCATAAGGCACGTGCATAAAAATCAGTTACTCAAAGTAATTTAGTTGAGACT contains:
- the LOC112702312 gene encoding uncharacterized protein isoform X2, translated to MEADRSTKRRNPLSDRTNTLNSSSPISTNLIKPKPKSKPPSSTSSKPRLNKPSSRASSTNASTNLQSTSSNPAVAPPPPSSPITSSPPGNFVDLEDFEPISVTYSRRSAPNKRKDKGKALAFPDISTPILKLSDTRPKTDDGKSANLPKAKALTVPLRKKQRTTSSEDTLKDSELQDYIEKQKAYFKMIDEFELMEEEVETDDEPDEVEKTQSKCN
- the LOC112702312 gene encoding uncharacterized protein isoform X4, whose product is MEADRSTKRRNPLSDRTNTLNSSSPISTNLIKPKPKSKPPSSTSSKPRLNKPSSRASSTNASTNLQSTSSNPAVAPPPPSSPITSSPPVTYSRRSAPNKRKDKGKALAFPDISTPILKLSDTRPKTDDGKSANLPKAKALTVPLRKKQRTTSSEDTLKDSELQDYIEKQKAYFKMIDEFELMEEEVETDDEPDEVEKTQSKCN
- the LOC112702312 gene encoding uncharacterized protein isoform X1, which translates into the protein MEADRSTKRRNPLSDRTNTLNSSSPISTNLIKPKPKSKPPSSTSSKPRLNKPSSRASSTNASTNLQSTSSNPAVAPPPPSSPITSSPPGNFVDLEDFEPISVTYSRRSAPNKRKDKGKALAFPDISTPILKLSDTSRPKTDDGKSANLPKAKALTVPLRKKQRTTSSEDTLKDSELQDYIEKQKAYFKMIDEFELMEEEVETDDEPDEVEKTQSKCN
- the LOC112702312 gene encoding uncharacterized protein isoform X3 codes for the protein MEADRSTKRRNPLSDRTNTLNSSSPISTNLIKPKPKSKPPSSTSSKPRLNKPSSRASSTNASTNLQSTSSNPAVAPPPPSSPITSSPPVTYSRRSAPNKRKDKGKALAFPDISTPILKLSDTSRPKTDDGKSANLPKAKALTVPLRKKQRTTSSEDTLKDSELQDYIEKQKAYFKMIDEFELMEEEVETDDEPDEVEKTQSKCN